The following coding sequences are from one Megachile rotundata isolate GNS110a chromosome 13, iyMegRotu1, whole genome shotgun sequence window:
- the LOC105661942 gene encoding serine protease persephone-like isoform X1, whose translation MMIRLFAGVTLSLPLFLLIIGSTLTEAQIEGRSCVANQTMGVYKRLKQCPSLYQKWLQTTPAANVPEDGIWCCPNEATSNRKRSIREAPMPDSYIKAKEKCEEYSKLAEARPKKFSIVATVGFTPGYGTYFLCSGTVISPRFVLTAAHCTYGYVYSTGVSDFWVRVGDADLNWTHNDKNAQQIRVIERIIHPLYKGFGKYHDIALLKLEKDIDFNERVKPACLPYSLPDNAAPEVTAIGHGIGYFYDPNVSKKLIKAIPILVTLLECNDTYKEVLPSGVMADSQLCAGQKKINICLASGGPLLTVNNDHPRMCSLIGITSMGKDCDGATPVIYTRVYHYLPWIQSIVWPNS comes from the exons ATGATGATACGATTATTCGCAGGCGTGACATTATCATTACCGCTTTTCCTGCTTATAATTGGTTCTACCCTCACCGAGGCTCAAATCGAAG GGAGATCATGTGTAGCTAATCAAACAATGGGCGTTTATAAACGTCTCAAACAGTGTCCATCGCTTTATCAGAAATGGTTACAAACAACCCCTGCGGCAAACGTGCCCGAGGATGGTATATGGTGCTGTCCAAATGAAGCAACTAGTAATCGTAAACGGTCAATAAGAGAAGCACCTATGCCCGACAGCTATATCAAAGCAAAAGAAA AATGTGAAGAATATTCGAAATTGGCGGAAGCACGACCAAAGAAATTTTCGATTGTGGCTACAGTTGGTTTCACTCCCGGTTATGGCACTTACTTCCTTTGCAGTGGCACCGTAATTTCCCCAAGATTTGTTCTAACCGCAGCTCATTGTACTTATGGATacgt TTACAGTACTGGCGTATCAGATTTTTGGGTTCGAGTAGGTGATGCGGATCTAAACTGGACACACAACGACAAAAATGCACAACAAATCCGAGTTATCGAGAGGATAATACACCCCCTATACAAAGGATTTGGCAAATATCACGATATTGCCCTTCTCAAGTTAGAAAAGGACATAGATTTCAACGAGCGAGTGAAGCCTGCTTGTTTGCCTTACTCTTTGCCGGATAACGCTGCACCTGAAGTAACTGCTATTGGACACGGCATTGGTTACTTTTACG ATCCCAACGTGTCAAAAAAACTAATAAAAGCTATTCCGATATTGGTAACTCTATTAGAATGCAATGACACCTACAAAGAAGTATTGCCATCCGGTGTTATGGCTGATTCGCAACTTTGTGCTGgtcaaaagaaaataaatatttgtttg GCTTCCGGAGGACCACTGCTTACTGTTAACAACGATCACCCCCGTATGTGCAGCTTAATCGGTATCACAAGTATGGGAAAAGATTGCGATGGTGCTACTCCCGTTATATATACTCGCGTTTACCATTACCTTCCATGGATACAAAGCATAGTTTGGCCGAATTCGTAA
- the LOC105661942 gene encoding serine protease persephone-like isoform X2 — protein sequence MMIRLFAGVTLSLPLFLLIIGSTLTEAQIEGRSCVANQTMGVYKRLKQCPSLYQKWLQTTPAANVPEDGIWCCPNEATSNRKRSIREAPMPDSYIKAKEKCEEYSKLAEARPKKFSIVATVGFTPGYGTYFLCSGTVISPRFVLTAAHCTYGYVTGVSDFWVRVGDADLNWTHNDKNAQQIRVIERIIHPLYKGFGKYHDIALLKLEKDIDFNERVKPACLPYSLPDNAAPEVTAIGHGIGYFYDPNVSKKLIKAIPILVTLLECNDTYKEVLPSGVMADSQLCAGQKKINICLASGGPLLTVNNDHPRMCSLIGITSMGKDCDGATPVIYTRVYHYLPWIQSIVWPNS from the exons ATGATGATACGATTATTCGCAGGCGTGACATTATCATTACCGCTTTTCCTGCTTATAATTGGTTCTACCCTCACCGAGGCTCAAATCGAAG GGAGATCATGTGTAGCTAATCAAACAATGGGCGTTTATAAACGTCTCAAACAGTGTCCATCGCTTTATCAGAAATGGTTACAAACAACCCCTGCGGCAAACGTGCCCGAGGATGGTATATGGTGCTGTCCAAATGAAGCAACTAGTAATCGTAAACGGTCAATAAGAGAAGCACCTATGCCCGACAGCTATATCAAAGCAAAAGAAA AATGTGAAGAATATTCGAAATTGGCGGAAGCACGACCAAAGAAATTTTCGATTGTGGCTACAGTTGGTTTCACTCCCGGTTATGGCACTTACTTCCTTTGCAGTGGCACCGTAATTTCCCCAAGATTTGTTCTAACCGCAGCTCATTGTACTTATGGATacgt TACTGGCGTATCAGATTTTTGGGTTCGAGTAGGTGATGCGGATCTAAACTGGACACACAACGACAAAAATGCACAACAAATCCGAGTTATCGAGAGGATAATACACCCCCTATACAAAGGATTTGGCAAATATCACGATATTGCCCTTCTCAAGTTAGAAAAGGACATAGATTTCAACGAGCGAGTGAAGCCTGCTTGTTTGCCTTACTCTTTGCCGGATAACGCTGCACCTGAAGTAACTGCTATTGGACACGGCATTGGTTACTTTTACG ATCCCAACGTGTCAAAAAAACTAATAAAAGCTATTCCGATATTGGTAACTCTATTAGAATGCAATGACACCTACAAAGAAGTATTGCCATCCGGTGTTATGGCTGATTCGCAACTTTGTGCTGgtcaaaagaaaataaatatttgtttg GCTTCCGGAGGACCACTGCTTACTGTTAACAACGATCACCCCCGTATGTGCAGCTTAATCGGTATCACAAGTATGGGAAAAGATTGCGATGGTGCTACTCCCGTTATATATACTCGCGTTTACCATTACCTTCCATGGATACAAAGCATAGTTTGGCCGAATTCGTAA